From a region of the Daphnia magna isolate NIES linkage group LG1, ASM2063170v1.1, whole genome shotgun sequence genome:
- the LOC116931413 gene encoding NPC intracellular cholesterol transporter 2 homolog a produces MFKVAIAACAFLLVAVSATPFRDCGSTAALTAVRVPGCNALPCLVYRGTNVSVEYDFTATDPTNTLTTDVKGVISGATLPWPGVFPPACEDVKVGDCPVTVSEPITMSTLLVLSPSFPSVNAKAIWSLRDDNDNVIVCFEVTVTLL; encoded by the exons ATGTTCAAAGTAGCCATCGCCGCTTGTGCCTTCCTTCTTGTCGCTGTCTCAGCCACACCCTTCAGGGATTGCG GATCAACTGCCGCTCTGACCGCTGTGCGCGTACCAGGTTGCAATGCCCTTCCTTGCCTCGTTTACCGTGGAACAAACGTCTCTGTCGAATACGATTTCACTGCAA CTGATCCTACCAACACGTTGACCACCGATGTGAAGGGCGTTATTAGCGGTGCCACCCTTCCTTG GCCAGGCGTTTTCCCACCTGCTTGTGAGGACGTGAAAGTTGGCGATTGCCCAGTGACCGTGTCTGAGCCTATTACCATGAGTACACTTCTGGTTCTATCTCCTAGTTTTCCTTCG GTGAACGCAAAGGCCATCTGGAGCCTTCGTGACGATAACGACAACGTTATCGTTTGCTTCGAAGTCACCGTCACTCTCCTGTAA